A part of Streptomyces sp. NBC_01235 genomic DNA contains:
- a CDS encoding MarR family winged helix-turn-helix transcriptional regulator: MKRRERHTTEAVVIGVTRTTPTAQALVLGRLPRPVRRQDGRRAAPLQLARLTSVSQASVSTVLNTLERKGLVRRSRSDKDGRSVTIELTDYGHEVVGELFARNNAREAEWARALTARERGTLIRLLRKIRRHEVSTVTDGTRLVNGDTGTP; encoded by the coding sequence GTGAAGCGGCGCGAGCGCCACACCACCGAAGCCGTGGTCATCGGGGTGACCAGAACGACGCCTACGGCGCAGGCCCTCGTGTTGGGCCGGCTTCCGCGCCCTGTTCGCCGTCAAGACGGTCGGCGAGCTGCCCCCCTTCAGCTCGCCCGCCTGACCAGCGTCTCCCAGGCCAGCGTTTCGACGGTGCTCAATACCCTGGAGCGCAAGGGGCTCGTCCGGCGCAGCAGGTCGGACAAGGACGGCCGGTCCGTCACCATCGAGCTCACCGACTACGGACACGAGGTGGTGGGTGAACTCTTCGCCCGTAACAACGCCCGCGAAGCGGAATGGGCCCGAGCGCTGACCGCCCGCGAACGCGGCACCCTGATCCGGCTTCTGCGGAAGATCCGCCGGCACGAGGTCAGTACGGTCACGGACGGCACCAGACTGGTGAACGGTGACACCGGCACGCCGTGA